The following coding sequences lie in one Funiculus sociatus GB2-C1 genomic window:
- a CDS encoding GGDEF domain-containing protein — MVKVPTICQQEQRPDSPSMPTLMDAFVLVVGGDAFIATFLKRISDLTALRVEALSQMDEVMPMLENRLPHIVIVQARFEGSLELCCQIKQQTQVSGIYCILVEDRPQITRERTLWNRQGEMALSCEALEKGADAYLQIAPVRKKSAALAQKEMQLQNRLLLAQIQAGLRKVQNYRQLMRTNDLLSTMALADPLTELNNRRALEWELPRQVQNARIRLRPLSLVILDVDFFKSINDNYGHLVGDRVLQLLSARLLHNLRFQDTLFRYGGEEFVVILSNTDSQEAPMVAHRLRHLIGDQPFSINPTTALNITISLGSSTLNDADDPKGVSLLQRADENLLQAKSDGRNRVVSE; from the coding sequence GTGGTTAAAGTTCCCACAATTTGTCAGCAGGAACAGCGCCCTGATTCTCCAAGTATGCCTACGCTAATGGATGCTTTTGTTCTGGTCGTTGGAGGTGATGCCTTTATTGCCACGTTTCTCAAGCGGATTAGCGATTTAACCGCTCTCCGGGTGGAGGCACTCTCTCAGATGGATGAGGTGATGCCGATGCTTGAGAACCGGCTGCCTCATATTGTAATTGTGCAGGCACGCTTTGAAGGCAGTCTGGAATTATGTTGTCAGATCAAACAACAAACTCAGGTTTCCGGAATTTACTGCATCCTTGTAGAAGATCGTCCCCAGATTACCCGCGAACGGACGCTCTGGAATCGGCAAGGGGAAATGGCGCTTTCTTGCGAAGCTTTGGAAAAAGGGGCAGATGCTTATTTGCAAATTGCTCCTGTAAGAAAAAAAAGTGCAGCCCTTGCACAAAAAGAGATGCAGTTACAAAATCGCTTGCTGCTGGCGCAAATTCAGGCGGGATTACGGAAGGTGCAGAACTATCGCCAGTTGATGCGAACTAACGATTTGTTGTCAACAATGGCGCTGGCTGACCCTTTGACGGAATTAAATAATCGTCGCGCCTTAGAATGGGAGCTGCCCCGACAAGTTCAAAATGCTCGTATTCGCTTACGTCCGCTAAGCTTGGTTATTTTAGATGTGGACTTTTTTAAGTCTATTAATGATAACTACGGACATTTGGTGGGCGATCGCGTTCTCCAACTTCTCTCCGCCCGTCTGCTGCACAATTTGCGCTTTCAAGACACTCTCTTCCGCTACGGCGGTGAGGAATTTGTCGTTATTCTCAGCAACACAGATTCCCAAGAAGCTCCTATGGTAGCTCACCGCCTGCGTCATCTGATCGGCGACCAACCTTTCAGTATTAATCCCACAACGGCGCTGAATATTACTATCAGCCTGGGATCAAGCACTCTCAATGACGCGGACGATCCTAAAGGTGTGAGTTTGCTGCAACGCGCCGACGAAAATCTGTTGCAAGCTAAATCTGATGGTCGCAACCGAGTTGTGAGTGAGTAA
- a CDS encoding heavy-metal-associated domain-containing protein yields the protein MALKVKVPTIVCNGCAETITETIQTMEPDAKVEVDVQAKTVTVEAQASEETIKQAIVATGHTVEGYQ from the coding sequence ATGGCACTTAAAGTAAAAGTTCCCACTATCGTCTGTAATGGCTGTGCAGAAACGATCACCGAAACTATCCAGACTATGGAACCTGATGCCAAGGTGGAAGTGGATGTACAAGCCAAGACGGTGACAGTGGAAGCTCAAGCTTCTGAAGAGACAATTAAACAAGCGATCGTGGCGACAGGTCACACTGTTGAAGGTTATCAATAA
- the alaS gene encoding alanine--tRNA ligase: MSSFPQFLSGSEIRQKFLDFYASRGHQILPSASLVPEDPTVLLTIAGMLPFKPIFLGQRSPEFPRATTSQKCIRTNDIENVGRTARHHTFFEMLGNFSFGDYFKEQAISWGWELSTQVFGLPPERLVVSVFREDDEAFAIWRDKIGVSPQRIQRLGEDDNFWVSGPTGPCGPCSEIYYDFHPERGDEHINLEDDTRFIEFYNLVFMQYNRDAEGNLTPLANKNIDTGMGLERMAQILQKVPNNYETDLIFPIIKTAAQIAGIDYASSDEKTKVSLKVIGDHVRAVVHMIADEIRASNIGRGYILRRLIRRVVRHGRLIGIEGEFTTKVADTAIALSESAYPNVRIREAQIKAELQREETRFLKTLERGEKLLEEIIQQVKKEGKTEISGESAFTLYDTYGFPLELTQEVAEEEGITVDVEGFNVAMEQQQTRSQSAHETIDLTVQGSLDKLAEDIHSTEFLGYTQPVSQSQVEAILVEGFSVEAAEAGTSVQIILDQTPFYAESGGQIGDRGYISGDSVLVRVEDVKKESDFFVHFGRIERGTLRLEDTVTAQIDLACRRRVQAHHTATHLLQSALKKFVDDEISQAGSLVAFDRLRFDFNCPRPVTPEELQQIEEQINTWIAEAHHAHTEVLPIAEAKAKGAIAMFGEKYGDEVRVLDISGVSMELCGGTHVSNTAEIGLFKIVSEAGVASGIRRIEAVAGPAVLEYLNVRDKVVKELSDRFKVKPEEIPDRITNLQNELKSSQKQLEALKAELAFAKSDQLLSTAQTVGDFQILVAELGDVDAESLKTAAERLLQKLGNGAVFLASIPEPDKVSLVAHFSPDVNKKGLQAGKFIGAIAKICGGGGGGRPNLAQAGGRDPSKLKEALETARAQLLEGLQ; this comes from the coding sequence ATGTCTTCTTTTCCCCAGTTCCTTAGCGGTAGTGAAATTCGGCAAAAATTCCTCGACTTCTACGCTTCTCGTGGACATCAAATTTTGCCGAGTGCTTCTCTGGTACCAGAAGATCCCACCGTACTGCTGACGATCGCTGGGATGCTGCCATTTAAGCCAATATTTTTGGGACAGCGATCGCCCGAATTTCCCCGCGCCACCACCTCGCAAAAGTGCATCCGCACCAACGATATCGAAAACGTAGGACGCACCGCCCGACATCACACATTTTTTGAGATGCTGGGAAATTTCAGCTTTGGGGATTATTTCAAAGAACAAGCGATCTCCTGGGGTTGGGAACTGTCAACACAAGTCTTTGGCTTACCCCCAGAACGCCTTGTAGTGAGTGTCTTCCGGGAAGATGACGAAGCATTTGCCATCTGGAGGGATAAAATTGGCGTTTCGCCACAGCGCATCCAGCGTTTAGGAGAAGATGATAACTTCTGGGTATCTGGCCCCACTGGTCCTTGCGGCCCCTGTTCAGAAATATACTATGACTTCCACCCGGAACGCGGCGACGAACACATCAATCTAGAGGATGATACTCGGTTCATCGAGTTTTATAACTTGGTGTTCATGCAATACAACCGGGATGCAGAAGGTAATTTAACACCACTTGCTAATAAGAATATCGACACCGGAATGGGACTGGAACGGATGGCGCAAATCCTCCAGAAAGTTCCGAATAATTACGAAACAGACCTGATTTTCCCAATTATCAAAACAGCGGCCCAAATTGCCGGAATTGACTACGCCAGCAGCGACGAGAAAACCAAAGTTTCTCTGAAGGTAATTGGCGATCACGTCCGGGCAGTTGTCCACATGATAGCTGATGAAATCCGCGCCTCGAATATTGGACGGGGTTATATTTTGCGGCGATTAATTCGGCGCGTGGTGCGTCACGGGCGGCTGATTGGCATTGAAGGTGAGTTTACAACGAAAGTGGCAGACACTGCGATCGCGCTTTCCGAATCTGCATACCCCAACGTCCGTATCCGAGAAGCACAAATTAAAGCTGAATTGCAACGAGAAGAAACCCGCTTTCTCAAAACTTTGGAAAGAGGCGAAAAACTGCTGGAGGAAATTATCCAGCAAGTTAAGAAAGAAGGAAAAACCGAAATTAGCGGTGAAAGTGCTTTTACCCTCTACGACACCTACGGCTTCCCCTTAGAACTAACTCAAGAAGTTGCTGAGGAAGAAGGAATTACCGTAGACGTGGAAGGTTTCAATGTGGCGATGGAACAACAGCAAACGCGATCGCAATCAGCCCACGAAACTATCGATTTAACCGTACAAGGTTCTCTCGATAAATTAGCTGAGGATATCCACTCTACTGAATTTCTCGGTTATACCCAACCCGTCAGCCAATCCCAGGTAGAAGCAATACTTGTAGAAGGCTTCTCTGTGGAAGCGGCGGAAGCGGGAACAAGCGTACAAATAATCCTCGATCAAACCCCGTTCTATGCAGAATCAGGAGGACAAATAGGCGATCGCGGCTACATTTCCGGCGATTCAGTTTTGGTACGAGTTGAAGATGTCAAAAAAGAATCAGATTTCTTTGTCCACTTCGGTCGCATCGAACGGGGTACGCTGCGGTTAGAAGATACCGTTACTGCCCAAATTGACTTAGCTTGTCGTCGTCGCGTTCAAGCGCACCACACAGCAACTCACCTATTACAATCAGCTTTGAAAAAGTTTGTCGATGACGAAATTTCCCAAGCTGGTTCTTTGGTGGCTTTCGACAGGCTGCGCTTTGACTTTAACTGTCCTCGTCCCGTGACACCAGAAGAGTTGCAACAAATTGAGGAACAGATTAATACTTGGATTGCAGAAGCACACCACGCCCATACTGAAGTATTGCCCATAGCTGAGGCAAAAGCAAAAGGCGCGATCGCGATGTTTGGGGAAAAATATGGCGATGAAGTGCGGGTACTAGATATTTCCGGTGTTTCTATGGAATTGTGTGGCGGTACTCATGTGAGTAATACCGCTGAAATTGGGCTATTTAAAATAGTCTCCGAGGCGGGAGTAGCATCAGGTATCCGACGTATTGAAGCTGTCGCCGGGCCAGCAGTTCTGGAATACTTGAATGTACGGGATAAAGTGGTTAAAGAGTTAAGCGATCGCTTTAAAGTCAAACCCGAAGAAATCCCCGACAGAATTACCAACCTCCAGAACGAATTAAAATCATCCCAAAAGCAATTAGAAGCATTAAAAGCAGAACTCGCCTTTGCCAAATCTGACCAATTACTCAGCACTGCCCAAACAGTTGGCGATTTCCAAATTCTAGTTGCCGAATTGGGAGACGTAGACGCAGAATCCCTAAAAACTGCCGCTGAAAGATTGCTGCAAAAATTGGGTAATGGTGCTGTATTCTTGGCATCAATTCCCGAACCAGACAAAGTAAGTTTGGTGGCACATTTTAGCCCAGATGTTAATAAAAAAGGATTGCAAGCTGGTAAATTTATCGGCGCGATCGCCAAAATTTGCGGCGGCGGTGGCGGCGGACGACCCAACTTAGCGCAAGCTGGCGGACGCGATCCAAGTAAACTGAAAGAAGCCTTAGAAACAGCACGCGCCCAGCTTCTTGAAGGTTTGCAATAA
- a CDS encoding adenylate/guanylate cyclase domain-containing protein: MKLREKTLLAIGVTVVSLIGVLYLTSSTILVNGFAKLQEREAYRNAQRVQDALSNYLSDFSALNDQWAVWDDTYKFIKDGNSLYIEQNLNDFSLRPLKSNLILFINSKGELVIGRSFDLKQHQVVPIPKNVQTYLTANRYLLQDPQQQPRTGIVLLPDGPMAIAAGPILNSQGQGSSRGTLILGRYLDAEKIQYLSKLTHLPITAYQVNDPQLPSDFQSVRSALSKMSDSSILVKPLRDGLVVGYVLLRDIYGKPALLLRVDLPKEFYQQSRFLLTYLVVSLGISTLVVGILFTGATLLLLEKLVLSRLAYLSTEVKSIGSSGDLSMRVLSAGKDELSILARTINWMLEALESSLKDLTAEQEKAERLLQNILPQAIADRLKKEQRTIADNFAEVTVLFADIVGFTQLAAQTSPVELVNLLNQIFSAFDQLAEQHGLEKIKTIGDAYMVVGGLPTPREDHAEAIAQMALDMQNEITRFNIANGLNFSIRIGINTGPVVAGVIGLKKFIYDLWGDTVNIASRMESHGKPGSIQLTAATKECLHDKYHLQERGSIQIKGKGEMTTYLLIGIKTES; encoded by the coding sequence ATGAAACTGCGCGAGAAAACACTGCTGGCGATTGGCGTGACCGTTGTAAGTTTGATTGGGGTGTTGTATCTCACCTCATCAACCATCTTGGTGAACGGCTTCGCCAAATTGCAAGAACGGGAGGCTTACCGGAACGCTCAACGAGTTCAGGATGCCCTCTCTAACTACCTTAGCGATTTCAGCGCCTTGAACGATCAATGGGCGGTGTGGGATGACACCTATAAGTTTATTAAGGATGGCAACAGCCTCTATATCGAGCAAAATCTGAACGATTTTTCCTTACGACCACTCAAATCCAACTTGATACTGTTTATCAACTCTAAAGGTGAATTGGTTATCGGTCGCAGCTTCGACTTAAAGCAGCACCAGGTAGTACCTATTCCCAAAAACGTCCAAACATACCTGACGGCTAATCGTTACCTGCTACAAGATCCCCAGCAACAGCCGCGTACCGGGATAGTTCTCCTCCCAGATGGCCCAATGGCGATCGCAGCGGGGCCGATTCTAAATAGCCAAGGTCAAGGGTCTAGTCGGGGGACGCTGATCTTAGGGCGATACTTGGATGCTGAAAAAATTCAGTATTTAAGTAAATTGACCCATTTGCCCATCACTGCATACCAAGTAAACGACCCGCAATTGCCCTCTGATTTCCAATCGGTGCGTTCTGCTTTGTCCAAAATGTCCGATTCTTCCATTCTCGTCAAACCTCTCAGGGATGGTTTGGTGGTGGGATATGTTTTGCTGCGGGATATCTACGGAAAACCTGCGCTACTGCTACGAGTGGATCTGCCCAAAGAATTTTATCAACAAAGCCGATTCCTGCTAACTTATCTAGTGGTTAGCTTAGGCATATCAACCTTGGTGGTAGGTATCTTGTTTACTGGTGCAACTCTATTACTCTTAGAAAAATTGGTGTTGTCGCGCCTCGCTTATCTCAGCACTGAAGTTAAAAGTATTGGCAGCAGTGGCGATCTTTCCATGCGCGTGTTAAGCGCTGGCAAAGATGAGTTATCAATCCTGGCGCGGACAATTAACTGGATGCTAGAAGCTTTAGAATCGTCTTTAAAAGATTTAACAGCGGAACAGGAAAAGGCTGAGCGACTGCTGCAAAATATCTTACCGCAAGCGATCGCAGATCGCTTGAAAAAAGAACAGCGTACTATTGCGGACAACTTCGCTGAGGTAACGGTGTTATTTGCTGATATCGTTGGCTTTACCCAGCTAGCTGCTCAGACATCGCCTGTAGAACTGGTAAACTTGCTCAACCAAATTTTCTCAGCTTTTGACCAATTGGCTGAACAGCATGGGTTGGAGAAAATCAAGACAATTGGCGACGCTTATATGGTTGTTGGCGGTTTACCCACGCCGCGAGAGGATCATGCGGAAGCGATCGCGCAAATGGCTCTTGATATGCAAAATGAAATTACCCGATTCAATATCGCCAATGGTTTAAACTTCAGCATCCGCATTGGCATCAACACTGGGCCAGTTGTGGCGGGAGTAATCGGTCTGAAAAAATTTATCTACGATCTATGGGGAGACACTGTTAATATCGCTAGCCGCATGGAATCTCACGGTAAGCCTGGGTCTATTCAACTAACTGCCGCAACTAAAGAGTGCTTACACGATAAGTATCACTTGCAGGAGCGAGGTTCTATCCAAATCAAAGGAAAAGGAGAAATGACAACTTATCTACTCATTGGCATCAAAACTGAATCCTGA
- a CDS encoding VanZ family protein, whose protein sequence is MTKKSVTSGMLFFCDVDISIAILNITCRSRDARATHLAILPSQGMGMKSTQRWILAFCLYFLILLTIIVLAYRGILPVKISAIPFYDTIGHFVLLGIASYLAHKSLGKRMIKTWPLAITMPLGPILVSIFAIVDESLQMLSPLRTSTLSDLVANLVGIWFFYWLASR, encoded by the coding sequence ATGACCAAAAAGAGCGTTACTTCTGGAATGCTCTTTTTTTGTGATGTAGATATTTCTATAGCAATCCTAAATATTACCTGTCGCTCTCGTGATGCCCGCGCTACTCACTTAGCTATATTACCTTCTCAAGGAATGGGAATGAAATCAACTCAGCGCTGGATTTTGGCTTTTTGCCTTTACTTTCTTATTCTGCTAACAATTATTGTCTTAGCTTATCGGGGCATTCTCCCTGTCAAAATCTCAGCGATTCCCTTCTATGACACAATTGGACACTTTGTATTATTAGGAATTGCCTCTTATTTAGCTCATAAATCTCTTGGTAAGAGAATGATTAAAACTTGGCCTTTGGCAATTACCATGCCACTGGGCCCAATTCTCGTTAGCATCTTTGCCATTGTGGATGAGAGTTTGCAGATGCTTTCACCCCTTCGCACCTCCACTTTGTCTGATCTTGTTGCTAACCTGGTGGGAATCTGGTTCTTTTACTGGTTAGCATCGCGCTAA
- a CDS encoding WecB/TagA/CpsF family glycosyltransferase: MSEKPEHFPVLGVPVHLLDDYSSWLISRLERRMGSHVVTLNAEMAMQAEGNPTLSEIIRSAELVIPDGAGVVLYLRLKGRRLRRCPGIELAESLLRQAGQLEQCPVFFFGGAPGVAQTAAEVWRGKIPGVAIAGTQHGYLSPEAELEFIQTLKDLQPRLIFVGLGVPRQELWIAQHRHLCPQAIWIGVGGSLDIWAGIKSRAPAWFRDNHLEWLYRLYQEPWRWRRMMALPQFALKAVVKNYQF; encoded by the coding sequence ATGTCTGAGAAACCCGAACATTTTCCTGTGTTGGGAGTTCCCGTTCACCTGTTGGATGACTATTCCAGCTGGTTAATCTCGCGCCTAGAGCGGAGGATGGGCAGTCATGTGGTGACGCTAAATGCAGAAATGGCAATGCAGGCAGAAGGCAACCCCACTCTGAGCGAAATTATTCGCTCCGCAGAGCTGGTGATTCCGGATGGAGCTGGTGTCGTACTATACTTGCGGCTAAAGGGTAGACGCTTACGCCGCTGTCCCGGAATTGAATTGGCAGAGTCACTATTGCGGCAAGCTGGACAATTGGAACAGTGTCCGGTTTTCTTCTTTGGAGGCGCACCGGGAGTTGCCCAGACGGCGGCGGAGGTTTGGAGAGGTAAAATACCAGGGGTAGCGATCGCAGGTACTCAACACGGCTACTTATCGCCCGAAGCTGAACTAGAATTTATCCAAACCCTCAAAGACTTACAGCCCCGCCTAATTTTCGTAGGTTTAGGCGTTCCTCGTCAGGAATTATGGATAGCCCAACATCGCCACCTATGTCCGCAAGCAATTTGGATCGGTGTTGGCGGTAGCCTGGACATCTGGGCGGGGATAAAATCGAGAGCACCCGCCTGGTTTCGAGATAATCACCTGGAATGGCTTTATCGACTGTATCAAGAACCCTGGCGCTGGCGGCGAATGATGGCTTTACCGCAATTTGCCTTAAAAGCTGTGGTAAAAAATTATCAGTTTTGA
- the ftsE gene encoding cell division ATP-binding protein FtsE: MNADAGDELRGMVKLRSVKKIYPNGSCGLLDVNLEVKRGDFIFVTGPSGSGKSTLLKLLYGEERPTDGEVIVDNCNVGQLRGHKLSLLRRRIGVVFQDYKLIPRRTVTENISFVLWAQGFTHKEIERRLVPTLKLVGLQHKASCFPEELSGGEQQRVSLARAIVGTPPLLLADEPTGNLDPDNSASVLKILQKLNAFGATVIVTTHDERLLRMANKTVVQLRDGRLKIKN; this comes from the coding sequence ATGAATGCTGATGCGGGAGATGAATTGCGGGGGATGGTAAAATTGCGCTCCGTGAAAAAAATCTATCCTAATGGCAGTTGTGGGCTATTAGATGTCAACCTGGAAGTCAAGCGGGGGGATTTCATATTCGTCACTGGGCCTTCTGGTTCTGGTAAGTCAACACTTCTGAAGTTGCTGTACGGGGAAGAACGTCCCACTGATGGCGAAGTAATTGTCGATAACTGTAACGTCGGACAACTGCGCGGACACAAGTTGTCTTTGCTACGGCGGCGGATTGGCGTTGTGTTTCAAGACTACAAACTCATCCCCCGGCGCACGGTGACGGAAAATATTTCCTTTGTCCTGTGGGCGCAAGGCTTCACTCACAAGGAAATTGAGCGTCGTTTAGTTCCCACCCTGAAGCTGGTAGGTTTACAGCATAAAGCCAGCTGTTTTCCAGAGGAACTGTCTGGGGGAGAGCAACAGCGAGTCAGTCTTGCGCGTGCGATTGTGGGAACGCCGCCGCTGTTATTGGCAGATGAACCGACTGGGAACTTAGATCCAGATAATTCGGCATCGGTGCTGAAGATTCTTCAGAAACTAAATGCTTTTGGTGCGACAGTGATTGTAACGACGCACGACGAACGCTTGCTACGGATGGCGAATAAAACTGTGGTGCAATTGCGAGATGGAAGATTAAAAATTAAAAATTAA
- a CDS encoding chloride channel protein has protein sequence MNYLRELSSRLKSFKLKLKTQKRYIASLQFKTFLRPRRRVAIAEACLIGLVSGLSGVLLKVSVGALGAWRVHASHFLPAWIVLPAIGLSFGFLSGWLVERQAPEAAGSGIPYVKAALAQFPIALNLRVAIVKLLSSILALGSGLTLGRQGPTVHVGAAVAAQLSHWVPTSPDHRRQMIAAGAGAGLAAGFNAPIAGVLFIVEELLQDLSDLTLGTAILASFIGAVVSRLLGGRSLELNLTITASQSSFSLQEIPFYLLLGALAGLLGAWFSKGIFASLGFYRTLKLPLSQRVALAGLISGIAIALLPESFRDNTGLREFLVTGEAAWQFTTIAFVVQYILTLVACGSGAPGGLFSPSLILGSGLGYLVGLLQQATLGVGSPATYSLAGMGAFFCAVAKAPITSIVIVFEMTMDFNLVLPLMIGSVVSYLVSEKITRGSLYSRLLEWNGIHLEKKPTTDGLLANLKAEDVMQRRVETLPSNISLDEATQAFSRSHHRGFPVVDKGLLVGIVTQTDLAIYKERSLPGNLPLSRIMTPQPVTVGATASLGDVLYLLNRYQISRLPVTEGRKLIGIITRADIIKAEADKLNGQTGSIGPRSEPSYVVYQTRAPAIGTGRMLVPLANPQTAPALLQMAAAIARDRNYELECLQVILVGRSSAPAQSPVKTGASRRLLRQAEKLGKELNIPIHTQIRVSHDIAQAILETINERHINLLLMGWKGSSITQGRIFGDVVDTIIRQAPCELVLVKIGQGFTSNSSFCLLPSAFHKWLVPIAGGPNAQQALQILPSLLSLSHTPAIQLAQIFHPSTLLPDTAVLEKSALFLSSQLSASVMAIPVRATSVSDAVINLAHADDCDVVVLGASREGMLQQAIKGNIPEAIARGVKSTVILVRSAQ, from the coding sequence ATGAATTATTTGAGAGAGTTAAGTTCTCGGTTAAAGTCTTTCAAATTAAAACTCAAAACTCAGAAGCGATATATCGCTTCTTTACAATTCAAAACTTTCTTACGTCCCAGACGGCGGGTAGCGATCGCTGAAGCTTGTCTGATTGGTTTAGTATCGGGACTCTCAGGAGTTCTATTAAAGGTATCAGTTGGGGCTTTAGGCGCATGGCGAGTTCATGCGTCCCACTTTTTACCAGCGTGGATCGTCCTCCCTGCCATTGGTTTATCCTTTGGATTCCTCTCCGGTTGGCTGGTGGAACGTCAGGCACCAGAAGCTGCTGGTAGCGGTATTCCTTATGTCAAAGCTGCTCTTGCCCAATTTCCCATAGCGCTGAATTTACGGGTTGCCATAGTTAAATTATTGAGCAGCATCCTGGCTTTGGGTTCCGGACTGACCTTGGGGCGACAAGGCCCAACCGTTCATGTGGGTGCAGCCGTCGCCGCGCAATTGAGTCACTGGGTTCCCACCTCCCCCGACCATCGCCGCCAGATGATTGCTGCGGGTGCTGGTGCCGGGTTAGCCGCTGGCTTCAATGCGCCGATCGCTGGCGTCCTATTTATTGTAGAAGAACTGCTTCAGGATTTATCCGACCTGACTCTAGGGACAGCAATTTTAGCATCCTTCATCGGTGCGGTTGTCTCGCGGCTATTAGGGGGCCGCAGCCTGGAACTCAACTTGACGATAACAGCATCTCAGTCTAGCTTCTCTTTACAAGAGATTCCTTTTTATCTGTTGTTGGGAGCTTTGGCTGGGTTGTTGGGAGCATGGTTTTCTAAGGGAATTTTTGCCAGTCTCGGCTTCTACCGCACCCTGAAACTGCCTTTAAGTCAACGAGTCGCTTTGGCTGGTTTGATTTCTGGGATAGCGATCGCTTTGCTACCCGAAAGCTTTCGGGACAACACAGGTTTGCGAGAATTTTTAGTCACGGGTGAGGCGGCTTGGCAATTTACGACCATAGCTTTTGTCGTGCAGTATATTTTAACACTTGTCGCCTGTGGCTCTGGCGCTCCCGGTGGTTTATTTTCCCCCTCCCTAATTTTGGGATCTGGGCTGGGCTATCTAGTGGGACTCCTCCAACAGGCAACTTTGGGAGTCGGTTCGCCTGCTACCTACTCTCTGGCTGGCATGGGGGCATTTTTCTGCGCCGTTGCCAAAGCTCCAATCACCTCCATTGTCATTGTCTTTGAAATGACGATGGACTTTAACCTTGTCTTACCTTTGATGATTGGTTCGGTGGTTTCCTATCTGGTGTCGGAAAAGATAACCAGAGGATCGCTTTACAGTCGCCTCTTAGAGTGGAATGGCATTCATTTAGAGAAAAAGCCGACTACCGATGGACTATTGGCAAATCTCAAGGCAGAAGATGTGATGCAGCGCCGGGTGGAAACCTTGCCTAGTAATATCAGCCTTGATGAAGCGACGCAAGCTTTTTCCCGTTCCCATCATCGCGGTTTCCCCGTTGTAGACAAGGGATTGCTGGTTGGTATTGTCACCCAAACAGATTTAGCAATTTACAAAGAGCGCAGTCTGCCGGGAAATCTCCCCCTATCGCGGATTATGACACCGCAACCTGTGACTGTTGGTGCGACAGCTTCGCTTGGCGATGTTTTATATTTACTTAATCGGTATCAAATCAGCCGATTGCCAGTCACGGAAGGGCGCAAGCTGATTGGGATTATTACCCGCGCCGATATTATTAAGGCGGAAGCAGACAAGCTGAACGGTCAAACTGGCTCTATTGGCCCCCGGTCGGAACCTTCCTATGTAGTTTATCAAACTCGCGCTCCTGCCATAGGAACCGGACGAATGCTAGTTCCCCTAGCCAACCCGCAAACAGCACCAGCGCTGTTGCAGATGGCAGCCGCAATTGCCCGTGATCGCAACTATGAATTAGAGTGTCTTCAGGTGATTTTAGTTGGACGCAGTAGCGCCCCCGCGCAATCACCTGTGAAGACGGGTGCTAGTCGCCGCTTGCTACGTCAGGCGGAAAAACTAGGCAAGGAATTGAATATTCCGATTCACACCCAGATTCGGGTATCCCACGATATCGCTCAAGCGATCCTGGAAACGATTAACGAGCGACACATCAATTTGTTATTAATGGGCTGGAAAGGCAGCAGCATCACCCAAGGTCGCATTTTTGGCGATGTTGTGGACACGATTATCAGACAGGCTCCTTGCGAGCTGGTGTTGGTGAAAATAGGTCAAGGGTTTACTTCTAATTCATCCTTCTGTCTGCTACCTTCTGCTTTCCACAAGTGGTTAGTTCCTATCGCTGGTGGCCCTAACGCCCAGCAAGCTTTGCAAATTTTACCTTCTTTGCTTTCCCTGTCGCATACACCAGCCATCCAATTAGCCCAAATTTTCCATCCCTCCACACTTTTGCCTGACACAGCTGTGCTAGAAAAATCTGCTCTTTTTCTCAGTAGCCAGTTGAGCGCAAGTGTGATGGCAATTCCGGTTCGCGCCACTTCTGTTTCCGATGCGGTCATCAATTTGGCGCACGCCGATGATTGCGATGTGGTGGTATTAGGTGCCAGTCGTGAGGGAATGTTGCAACAAGCGATTAAAGGAAATATACCGGAAGCGATCGCGCGTGGCGTGAAAAGCACGGTAATTTTAGTTCGCAGCGCCCAATAA